The Trichosurus vulpecula isolate mTriVul1 chromosome 3, mTriVul1.pri, whole genome shotgun sequence genome includes a window with the following:
- the IL17C gene encoding interleukin-17C: MPVKSPVMIAAWVLLLLFPACFSRHPPWLPSGTSSLHQRCYPPEELSHNQLPLHLIGVGARSARSLPATLVASLEAGSLARTRRHQRHKESRCSALQLENVYEAEVHQRSLSPWKYRINSDENRYPQKLAFAECLCKGCIDMKSGRETSSLNSVELYQRVLVLHRKPCALKGDTQVTPGAFTFEIEYINVPVGCTCVLPRSG, from the exons ATCGCTGCCtgggttctcctcctcctctttcctgccTGCTTCTCCCGCCACCCACCCTGGCTGCCCTCGGGAACTTCGAGTCTTCACCAACGCTGCTACCCTCCCGAGGAGCTGTCCCACAACCAGCTTCCCCTCCACCTGATAGGCGTGGGTGCCCGGTCTGCCCGCTCCCTGCCTGCTACACTGGTGGCCAGCCTGGAGGCTGGGAGCCTAGCAAGGACACGGAGACATCAGCGCCACAAGGAGTCCCGATGTTCAGCTCTCCAGCTTGAAAATGTGTACGAAGCCGAGGTCCATCAGCGATCCCTCTCACCGTGGAAATACCG AATTAACTCAGATGAGAACCGCTACCCCCAAAAGCTAGCCTTTGCAGAGTGTCTGTGCAAAGGCTGTATCGACATGAAATCAGGTCGGGAGACATCTTCACTCAACTCAGTTGAACTGTATCAGAGAGTGCTGGTCCTCCACCGAAAGCCCTGTGCTTTGAAGGGAGATACTCAAGTGACCCCAGGGGCCTTCACCTTCGAGATAGAGTACATCAACGTCCCTGTGGGCTGTACCTGTGTCCTGCCCCGGTCTGGCTAA